The bacterium DNA segment AGTGTGACTCGGCCGCCGCCATCGAGCCGGTCGCGACGGATGCGGTAATTGACCTGGGGCTGAGCCAGCCAAGGGGATGCCTTGAGTCGAGCGTTGAAGGCCTGCCAAGGTGTGCGCCCATCGAGGGCTCGGTGTGGGCGCTGTTGGTTGTAGATGGTGCGGAAAGCATCGAGCTGGAGCTGCAGGTGGGCAATCGATTCGGCCGGAGCCTGCCGGGCGAGGTAGAGCTTCAAGGTCTGGTGGAAGCGTTCGACCTTGCCGCAGGTCTGGGGGTGATAGGGAGTGGAGTGCACGCACTGAATGCCGAGGCGGTCGAGCTCTGACTCCAGAGCCACGCGGCCGCGTCGCGACTTGCCGCTGAAG contains these protein-coding regions:
- a CDS encoding transposase is translated as MYSAVEEFDLPARFLSDNAAVFSGKSRRGRVALESELDRLGIQCVHSTPYHPQTCGKVERFHQTLKLYLARQAPAESIAHLQLQLDAFRTIYNQQRPHRALDGRTPWQAFNARLKASPWLAQPQVNYRIRRDRLDGGGRVTLRYLSRLRHFQVSYKHRGEPVMLLVAGDHVRVIAEDGALLREVTLGPSRDYQRSAPPKLVRNQVRQRSAST